One genomic region from Myxococcota bacterium encodes:
- a CDS encoding serine/threonine-protein kinase produces the protein MTAPKPRKIGNYEVERELAEGGMGVVYVARQPSLDRPVVLKRMRRELAQNEEAEARFFREARSAAAIHHPNVVCVYDCFAWRGEPYIVCEFVDGLDLASAVAKGGGLPPRIAALIALEVTRGLEELHSRALVHRDLKPDNVLLGRGGEVKITDFGIAHDARARSLTRSGVSLGTPAYMSPEQLRGEKVDARSDLFALGVLLYESLAGRVPFDPRDPNDEETADERSLLQRIEGGHFVPLRRARRGTPRALTRFVARCLQPKAKRRPAATADAVRALEQILGPTPPAAARAEIAAWIADAKLLPGRGRTRRAETTAPEPRAGLRRWIAAAAAVAGLATAVAMSTPIELRPTWDLAWLGIGGAAEATTEAPETP, from the coding sequence TCGCCGAAGGCGGGATGGGCGTGGTGTACGTCGCCCGCCAGCCTTCCCTCGACCGACCGGTCGTGCTCAAGCGCATGCGCCGGGAGCTTGCGCAGAACGAGGAGGCCGAGGCGCGCTTCTTCCGCGAGGCGCGCTCGGCGGCGGCGATCCACCACCCCAACGTGGTCTGCGTCTACGACTGTTTCGCCTGGCGCGGCGAGCCCTACATCGTGTGCGAGTTCGTCGACGGCCTCGACCTGGCGAGCGCCGTCGCCAAGGGCGGCGGCTTGCCGCCGCGCATCGCCGCGCTCATTGCCCTCGAAGTGACGCGCGGTCTCGAGGAGCTCCACAGCCGCGCCCTGGTGCACCGGGATCTGAAGCCCGACAACGTGCTCCTCGGTCGCGGGGGCGAGGTGAAGATCACCGACTTCGGGATCGCCCACGATGCCCGCGCGCGCTCCCTCACGCGGAGCGGCGTATCGCTCGGTACGCCCGCCTACATGTCCCCGGAACAGCTGCGCGGCGAGAAGGTCGACGCGCGCTCGGACCTCTTCGCGCTGGGCGTGCTGCTCTACGAGTCGCTCGCGGGACGCGTCCCCTTCGACCCGCGCGACCCCAACGACGAAGAGACGGCCGACGAACGGTCCCTGCTGCAGCGGATCGAGGGCGGGCACTTCGTCCCGCTGCGACGCGCGCGTCGCGGCACTCCCCGCGCCCTCACGCGGTTCGTCGCGCGCTGTCTCCAGCCGAAGGCGAAGCGCCGGCCCGCCGCGACGGCAGACGCGGTCCGGGCCCTCGAACAGATTCTCGGCCCTACCCCTCCCGCGGCGGCCCGCGCCGAGATCGCGGCGTGGATCGCCGACGCGAAGCTGCTCCCCGGCCGCGGCCGGACTCGACGGGCGGAGACGACCGCCCCCGAACCGCGCGCCGGGCTGCGACGCTGGATCGCGGCGGCCGCGGCAGTGGCTGGCCTCGCGACCGCCGTCGCGATGTCCACGCCGATCGAGTTGCGACCCACCTGGGACCTCGCCTGGTTGGGCATTGGCGGGGCCGCCGAGGCGACGACCGAGGCGCCGGAAACGCCTTGA